ACGGTTGTCTTGCCGCAGCCCGATGGTCCAAGGAAAGAGACGAACTCACCCTTCTCGATGGCCATGTTGAAATCATGCACGACCTGCACGGAGCCGAAGGATTTCTTGATGTTGCTAAGTGTCAAAAATCTCATGAAAATCTTGTCCTCAGGCCTTGGGAGGCGCGCCCTTCTGATAACGGGAAACGAGTTGGATGAGACCGAGGCAACCCCAGGTGATGCCAAACGAAATCACGGCAAGTGCTGCCGGTTCATAAGCGCGGTTGGCGCCGAGCAGCTGCATGTAGGGGCCGAAGGCCGGGCGGTTCAAAAGGGCCGCCATGGTGAATTCACCGATGACGATGGCGAAGGTCAGAAATGCGCCCGACAGCACGGCGACCAGGACATTGGGCAGGATGATGCGCGACAGGATGGTGGTCCATCCCGCGCCGAGGCTCTGCGCCGCTTCGGTTAGTGTGGCCACGTCGATGGTTCGAAGACCGGTATCGACGGCGCGGTACATATAGGGCAGGGCAAGCGTGGCGTAACCGAACATCAACAGCAGGTTGGTGCCGAAGCTTGTTCCCGTCAGCGGCAGCCAGCTCGAGGTATTGTAAAGCCTGATATAACCGAAGACGATGACGATGGCGGGGATGACCAACGGCAGAAGCGTGATGAATTCGATATAGGGGCGCAGGCCCGGCAGTTTCAGGCGCACCCAATAGGCGGTTGGCACAACAAGCAGAACACCGAAAACGATGGTGAAAAGCGCCATCACGACGGAATAGCTGAAGGTTTCCTGAAAGCGTGGATCGGTCAGCACCCTTGCATAGGCGTCGAAGGAATATTCGCCGCGCCGCATCTTCAGGGAGAAATTGGTCATGCCGATCAGCGGCAGGGCGAAATAGAGCAGGCCGAAAATCAGCGCGCCCCAGGCGAAGAAACGCTTCATTTCAGCCACCTTTCGCTGCGGGCGCGCAGCCAGATATAAAGTGCGTTGGCGATGCCGGTCACGACGATCATGCCGAAGGCGAGCGCGTAACCGAGATGCGGATTGCCAAGAACGTCGCCGCGGATCTGCGCAAAAAGCAGGATCGGCACGATATTGAGAGAGGAGCCGGTCAGCGCGATAGCGGTCGCGACGGCGCCGAAGGCGTTGGCGAAAAGCAGCGACATGGTTCCGAGCAGCGAGGGCAGCAGGATCGGGAAGGCCACCATGCGCCAATATTGAAAACCGGTCGCGCCGAGAATTTCCGCAGCCTCGCGCCATTCGCGTTTCAGGCCGTCAAGCGCCGGGGTGATGATGAGGATCATCAGCGGAATCTGGAAGAACAGATAGGTGACCGTCAGGCCCCAGAAAGACAGGATGTTGAAGCCAAGGAGCCTCAGGTCAATGCCGACCTGCGTCTTCAGAAAGACTGTCAGCAGACCGACCGGGCCGAGCGTTGCGATGAACGCAAAGGCAAGCGGCACGCCGGCAAATTGCGAGGCGACGCCGGAAAAAGTGAGAAGTGGGCCGCGAATGCGCTGCGGCAGACCGCCGAGCACCACGGCTGCGGCCACGGCAAAGCCGATCAGACAACCGAGTGCGGCAGAGGCGAGACTGATCTTTATCGAGATCCAGTAGGCCGAAAGGATGGAGGCGGTAAAAAGTCCCTGGATGTTTTCCAGCGTGAAAGTGCCGTCTGTCCGCTGAAATGCGCCAATGACGATCTTCATCGTCGGCATGATCAGAAACAGCAGCACAAAAACGGCAAAAGGTACGACGCCTATCCAATGCAGCGGCAGCTTTCTGCCCGCGTCGGATGGTCCGGCGGTGTTGGTTGATGGCATCCTTGTCCCCAAACGCCGTTTTAAAACGGTCTGTCTATGAAGGTCTAGATCATAAAAGAAGCACCCCGGACTTCGAGGGTCCGGGGTGCGTTTTCAACAGTTACTTCACGTTTGCGCCAACGACGCTGTCCCAGCCGCCGGTCACGGCAGCCTTGTTGGCATCAACTTCCTCGAGTGTCGGGAAGATTGCCTTTTCGTAGGCAGCTGCCGGCGGCAGGCTGTCGATGAGTTCCTGCGGAACCTTGCCGGCCTTGACCATCGCGTTGAAGCGGATCGGGTGGCAATAACCCTTCAGCCAGCCAAGCTGGCCGTCGTCCGAATAGAGGTGTTCCATCCACAGCTTTGCAGCGTTCGGATGCGGTGCGTAAGCGGAGATGCCCTGAACGTAGACACCAGCGAGAACGCCCTTCTCGGGAACAACGACTTCTGTCGGCGGGTTGTCGTTCAGCGTCTTCCTCCAGGAAAGCGCGTTATAGTCCCAGGCAACGATGATCGGCGTTGCGCCCTGTGCGAGCGTGCCGGCCTTGCCGATGGTCGGCAGGAAGTTGCCCGCCTTGTTGAGATCGGCGAAGTATTTCAGGCCCGCTTCACCGGCTTCCTTACCGGATTTCGCACCGGTTGCGAGACCGGCGGCGAGAACACCGAGAATCGCCTGGTTGGAGGCGCGCGGGTCACCCGCAAGTGCGACCTGGCCGGAATAGTCAGCCTTCAGAAGGTCTGCCCAGTCCTTCGGCGTTTCCTTGACCAGATCCTTGTTCACGAAGAAGGACATGACGCCGTAATAGTCGCCGTACCAGTAACCTTCGGGATCCTTGACGTTGTCAGGAATTTCGTCCCAGGTGGAAACCTTGTAAGGCTGCAGCAGGCCTTCGGCCTTCATCTGCGGGCCGAAAGCGAGACCCACGTCGATGACGTCAGGCGCCTGCGGACCCTTATTGTCCTTGTTCGCCTTCACTGCTTCCACTTCGTCGGCAGAGCCGGCGTCCGGGTTCAGTTCGTTGACGGTGATCTCCGGGTACTTTGCCTTGAAGGAAGCGATGACGTCGCCATAACCGCACCAGTCGTGCGGCAGCGCGATCGTTGTGAGCATGCCTTCCTTCTTGGCAGCGGCGATCAGTTCGGCGCTCGGTTCAGCGGCAGCAATGGCGGTGGATGCAATGACCAGCGCGGTGGTTGTAGCAAGCAGTCGGCGGCAGTGAGAGATCACTTTTTTCTCCTCTTCGTGTTCTCATATTGCGGACGCTGATACGGAGTCTCGATGAAGCTAATGTGACGGCTGGATTGCAACTTATTTATCCGGATTCCGCCACTTTAAGCCTGTTTTCCGCCATTATCAGGCTTTCTAGCCTGCAATTGCGGGAGTTGTCCGTTCTCGTCCGTTAGACCAGATGTGTTCCCCAGCTTGGTTTTTCCCCTGCTTTATCGTGCTGGTAGCGATAGCAGGTATCCAATCAGCGAGCAGCATCGGCGTCAAGTCGTATGCCGGCTACGCATATTCACGTTCTGTCCGGACGCCGGAAAAGGCGTGTCTGTTCAAACAGGCCCTCCAGTGCGTTCATGCGTTCCTTGGTTTCATCCCATGTCCCGCTCTGCACCGCTTCGATCAGCGCCTCGACGACGAACAGGGTTACGACAGACGAATCCCACGCGGACGGGGCCTCGATCTTCACCCGGAAAATATGCAGTGCATGGCGCGCCACCGGCGATGTCCACTGGTCTGTAAAGAGGATGATCTGCACCCCATTTGCCTTCGCCACCTCGGCAAGCGTGGTCATATCGTGCTCGTAGCGGCGAATGTCGAAGATGACGAGCACGTCACCAGCGCTCATGTTCAGCATATATTGCGGCCAGGCGCTGGAATTGGACGACATCAGAGCCGTCTTCGGCCGGATCACCTGCATGTGGGTGAAGAAATATTCGGCAATCGCACCGGTAATACGACCGCCGACGAAATAGATGCTGCGCTTGCGGTCTGACAAAAGTGCTGCGGCATTGTCGAAGACGGCGGTGTCGAGATCACCAAGCGTATCGCGCAGATTGCCGGTAATGGCGTCGGCGAAGCGGTTGAGAATGTGCAGGCCGGGCGCATTGGTTGCCCAGCGGTCATGTTTGGCGACGGGGCCGGAGATCGTCGCTTCCAGTTCCTGATGTAAGTGCGCCTGAAACTCGGGGTAGCCCCTGTAGCCCAGCTTTTGAACCATGCGCGCCACTGTCGGCGTGGAAACGCCTGCATTTTCAGCGATGGTGGTGATGCTGCCGAGACCGGACATGGGATAGTTGCCGAGCAGGCTCTCCGCCAACCGTTTTTCCGAACGGGTCAACGCGTCGTAATGGGCATGAATGACATCCGAGACGGTCGCCGTCGTGCTGCGCAAACTTTTCCCCTTCCGGTCTTCTGCCGGTGTGATTGCTAAAATAAACATCTGTGCGCGCTGCCGAGTCAATGGGAAAAATGAAGAGAAAATTTCAAAATTCCATTTGACACTGGCTGCAATGTGAAGAATTCTTTTCGGCGTTAACGGAACGCGGGGGTTCCGGGTGGGGTGCGTGCAT
This genomic interval from Agrobacterium tumefaciens contains the following:
- a CDS encoding ABC transporter permease; its protein translation is MPSTNTAGPSDAGRKLPLHWIGVVPFAVFVLLFLIMPTMKIVIGAFQRTDGTFTLENIQGLFTASILSAYWISIKISLASAALGCLIGFAVAAAVVLGGLPQRIRGPLLTFSGVASQFAGVPLAFAFIATLGPVGLLTVFLKTQVGIDLRLLGFNILSFWGLTVTYLFFQIPLMILIITPALDGLKREWREAAEILGATGFQYWRMVAFPILLPSLLGTMSLLFANAFGAVATAIALTGSSLNIVPILLFAQIRGDVLGNPHLGYALAFGMIVVTGIANALYIWLRARSERWLK
- a CDS encoding ABC transporter permease, whose amino-acid sequence is MKRFFAWGALIFGLLYFALPLIGMTNFSLKMRRGEYSFDAYARVLTDPRFQETFSYSVVMALFTIVFGVLLVVPTAYWVRLKLPGLRPYIEFITLLPLVIPAIVIVFGYIRLYNTSSWLPLTGTSFGTNLLLMFGYATLALPYMYRAVDTGLRTIDVATLTEAAQSLGAGWTTILSRIILPNVLVAVLSGAFLTFAIVIGEFTMAALLNRPAFGPYMQLLGANRAYEPAALAVISFGITWGCLGLIQLVSRYQKGAPPKA
- a CDS encoding ABC transporter substrate-binding protein, with the translated sequence MISHCRRLLATTTALVIASTAIAAAEPSAELIAAAKKEGMLTTIALPHDWCGYGDVIASFKAKYPEITVNELNPDAGSADEVEAVKANKDNKGPQAPDVIDVGLAFGPQMKAEGLLQPYKVSTWDEIPDNVKDPEGYWYGDYYGVMSFFVNKDLVKETPKDWADLLKADYSGQVALAGDPRASNQAILGVLAAGLATGAKSGKEAGEAGLKYFADLNKAGNFLPTIGKAGTLAQGATPIIVAWDYNALSWRKTLNDNPPTEVVVPEKGVLAGVYVQGISAYAPHPNAAKLWMEHLYSDDGQLGWLKGYCHPIRFNAMVKAGKVPQELIDSLPPAAAYEKAIFPTLEEVDANKAAVTGGWDSVVGANVK
- a CDS encoding MurR/RpiR family transcriptional regulator, whose amino-acid sequence is MRSTTATVSDVIHAHYDALTRSEKRLAESLLGNYPMSGLGSITTIAENAGVSTPTVARMVQKLGYRGYPEFQAHLHQELEATISGPVAKHDRWATNAPGLHILNRFADAITGNLRDTLGDLDTAVFDNAAALLSDRKRSIYFVGGRITGAIAEYFFTHMQVIRPKTALMSSNSSAWPQYMLNMSAGDVLVIFDIRRYEHDMTTLAEVAKANGVQIILFTDQWTSPVARHALHIFRVKIEAPSAWDSSVVTLFVVEALIEAVQSGTWDETKERMNALEGLFEQTRLFRRPDRT